A part of Perognathus longimembris pacificus isolate PPM17 chromosome 18, ASM2315922v1, whole genome shotgun sequence genomic DNA contains:
- the LOC125366796 gene encoding high mobility group protein B2-like encodes MGKGNLSKPRVKMSSYAFFVQTCWEKHKKKHPNSLVNFAEFSKKCSERWKTMSAKEKSKFEDMAKSDKARYDREMKNYDPPKGDKGKKKDPNAPKRPPSSFFLFCSEYRPKIKSEHPGLSIGDTAQKLGEMWSEQSAKDKQPYEQKAAKLEEKYEKDIAAYRAKDKSEAGK; translated from the coding sequence ATGGGTAAAGGCAACCTGAGCAAGCCGCGGGTCAAGATGTCCTCGTACGCCTTCTTCGTGCAGACCTGCTGGGAAAAGCACAAGAAGAAGCACCCGAACTCTTTGGTGAACTTCGCCGAGTTCTCTAAGAAGTGTTCAGAGAGATGGAAGACCATGTCTGCCAAGGAAAAATCCAAGTTTGAAGACATGGCAAAAAGTGATAAAGCTCGCTACGACCGGGAGATGAAAAATTATGATCCTCCCAAAGGTGATAAGGGCAAGAAAAAAGATCCCAATGCTCCGAAAAGACCaccatcttccttcttcctgttttgCTCTGAATATCGCCCAAAGATCAAGAGTGAGCACCCGGGCCTCTCCATTGGGGATACTGCACAGAAATTGGGTGAGATGTGGTCTGAACAGTCGGCCAAAGATAAGCAGCCCTATGAGCAGAAAGCAGCTAAGCTGGAGGAGAAATATGAGAAGGATATTGCTGCATATCGTGCCAAGGACAAAAGTGAAGCAGGAAAGTAG